One candidate division WOR-3 bacterium genomic window, TCCTCCTTTTTATCCTCTTCACCGAAAAAGAGCATCTTATCCTCTTCAACTCCAAAACCCTCAAGCTTCTTCACCGTCTGATAAACCAGAAGGCGCGTTGGGAGGATGATGTAAGATTTTTTACCCTTCCGCGCAAGATAAGCAGCTAAGGAAAGCCCGAAGGATGTCTTACCCACACCCGTTGGAGCCAATAGTGCAAAGGACCTGTCTAAGAAAAACCTCATTGCCCATGTAGTTTGCAGACTCCACGGTTCGGAACCGATACATTCTTTAAAAAACCTCTTCCAATTTTCGACTTCCTCTCTGATATCGCAAAGGACTTTTATTTTACCAAACTTAAGGGCTCCACATAGATCCCCTTCGATTTCTATGGGCAGACATTTTTCACAAACAAGACCCTTATAAAGCCTTTCTGCAGATATATCTCCGCCACAATTGGGACACAGATTCTTAAATAAACTTTTAATCAAGCTCAACCTCCTTGCATTAGTCTTTCAAAATTTATTATAACATCAATTCTGCGTCCAATGGGAAAGAAAAGGCCCAAATACTTCAACATCTCAGCAGTTAAGGAAATTACCACCAAAAAGGTAATCTTCGAGCCAACTGGATAGAATCTATAGGGATCCAGTATCAAATTTTCCCACCTGATTAACTATTTGTTTCCACATCTAACCGTTTATAATAATCACATGACCGAGAAAAAAGGGAAAAAGTTAAGTAAAAATGTTGTTGCGATGGGGCTTACAAGCCTGTTTACTGATATTTCCAGCGAAATGATCTATCCCTTGCTTCCACTTTTCCTTTCTCAGGTTATAGGCGCCGGTGCCACTGCCCTTGGAACCATAGAGGGAATTGCAGAAGCCACAGCAAGTTTGCTTAAGTCTGTTTCAGGATACATTTCAGACAAAATAAAGAAAAGAAAACCCCTCGTATTAATTGGTTATGGCCTTTCTGCTATAGCAAAACCCACCATAGGTCTTGCTTCTAAATGGTTTCATGTACTTTTTGCAAGGTTTGCCGACCGGGTAGGGAAGGGTATCAGAACCTCACCGAGGGATGCCCTCATTGCTGACTCATCCACCCCTGAAGATAGAGGCAGGAGTTTCGGGTTCCACAGATCAATGGATACCCTCGGTGCAGTCCTGGGCCCCCTTCTAGCATCGGGACTTTTATTCCTATTCACCAAACACTTAAAATGGGACAACGCTCAAAGCCTGCGAATGATTTTCCTCCTTTCCCTAATTCCAGGCATTATAGCAATAATCGTTCTAATAGCAATGGTGCAGGAGGTCAGACCATCATCGGATGGTCAAACAAAGGCAAACTTCTCCCTTAGCCTAAAAGGTCTTTCAAAGGAATTCAAAATACTTCTTCTAATTATGACGGTCTTTTCCCTTGGCAACTCTTCTGATACCTTCCTGCTTTTAAGGAGTGCCAACATTGGATTTCCTCAAGAAAGGATTCCCCTTTTATACACCCTTTTCAACATACTTTACGCAGGTCTATCAACACCCTTTGGAACCCTCTCTGACAAGATAGGAAGGGTAAAGACCATAATGGCTGGGTTCCTCCTTTATTCCTTAGTTTACTTAGGATTTGCACTCATATCCAAACCTCAGATGAATCTCCTGTGGGTTCTCTTCGGAGCTTATGGCATATACTATGCCCTTACCGAAGGTGTTTTAAGGGCCTTTGTTGCAGACCTTTCCAAGAGGGAAGTGAGGGGCTTTGCCTATGGGGTTTATCACACTTTAGTAGGCCTTAGTCTTTTCCCTGCAAGTTTGATTGCAGGACTCTTATGGGACAAAATTTCTCCACGAGCACCTTTTTACATTGGAAGTTTTATGGCCCTAACATCCTTTATACTTTTTGCAATCTTTTTTGGAAAATTAAACCATGAAAAAGCGAATACTGTCAGGCAATAGGCCAACAGGTAAACTTCACATTGGACACCTTTTTGGTGTCCTTGAAAATTGGAAGAGGCTGCAGGACGAGTATGAATGTTTTTACGAAATTGCCGATTGGCATGTATTGACCACAAAAACCGACACCTCGGACCTTCAGGACAACATCATCGATATGGCCATCGACTGGCTCACCGTCGGCATTGATCCCAAGAAATCGGTAATCTTCGTTCAATCCGCCGTTAAGGAACATGCTGAACTTCACCTCTTACTCTCGATGCTCATAACCATATCGAGGCTTCTAAGAAATCCAACCCTGAAAGAATACCTTCAAAACATAGAGGCCTCCCAGATCGCCTCAAAGAAAAGGGCCTTCGATGACTTTGCAGAGGCAGTCGTAAGTAAGTTCCTGCAGGAAAGTCAAAATATCGCCACTAAGAGCGAAGAAGATAGAATTGCTCTGCTAAAAAGCAAACTCAAGGACAGTTTCCTTGACGAACTAACTCACCATGGAATCGTAGATTCTGAAGAAGAATTAACTTATGGAAACCTAATATCTTACGGGCATCTTGGCTATCCCGTACTTCAGGCAGCGGACATACTCATCTACAGGGCCCATTTAGTACCCATCGGACAGGATCAACTGCCTCATCTTGAAATAACAAGAGAACTGGCAAGAAAGTTTAACTCCACCTATGGGGAGGTATTCCCGATTCCCGAGCCTCTCCTTGCAGAGTTTCCTAAAATCCTTGGAACCGACGGAAGGAAAATGTCCAAATCTTACAACAACACAATCCTAATCTCCGAAGATCCTGAGACTTTGAAAAAGAAAATAATGTCCTCCTATACGGACCCCGCAAAGATAAGGAAAAACGACCCCGGCCATCCTGAAAATTGCCCTATTTTCTTGATGCAAAAGGCCTTCAACAGGGAAGAAGTTCCTGAAATTGAAACAAATTGCAAGAGTGGAGCCCTTGGCTGTGTTGATTGTAAAAAGAGACTCTATGAAAAAGCCAATCAATACTTGGAGCCTTTAAGGGAAAAGAGAAAAGAATTTGAGAAAGATAAAAGCAGCGTAATTGACATCTTAAGGGAAGGCTCGATAAAGGCCCGAGAAGAGGTTCAGAAGACAATGGAATTGGTTAGGGAGAAGATGAAACTCTGGCGGTAATCATGTTTACAGGCATCATTGAAGAGGTAGGCGAAATAAAGAGAGTTCAGAGGGTCACAGGTGGAACAAGGGTTCAAATAATCTCTTCCCTCAAAATTCAAAACGGTGATTCCATCTCCGTTGATGGCGTTTGCCTGACTGCCGAGGAGGTGGGAAACGGCCTATTTACCGTTTTTATGAGCTCCGAAACCTTAGCCAGGTCCCACTTCGGCAGAACCTTAAGAGAGGGATTAAAGGTAAACTTAGAAAGGGCCCTTACCCCCTCTTCCTTTATGGGTGGTCACATTGTGCTGGGGCATGTGGACTGCACAGGGGAAATCTATTCAAAAGAGGTAAGCTCAGAAAGTGGAATCTTCATCTTCAGGGTTCACGACCCCTCTTATATGAAGTACCTCGTAGAAAAGGGATCCGTTGCGGTAAATGGAATATCCTTGACCTGCTTTGACATCAAAGAAAAAACCTTCAAAGTTGCGGTAATCCCTTATACCCTTAATCACACAACCCTCGGCATTTTGAGAGAAGGCGACCTGGTGAACTTAGAGTTTGACATAATTGCCAAATATACTGAAAAATTATTAACAGGCAGAGGCAAATGGTAGAAGTTGAGATTGTAAAATCCTATGCAAAAATTAACTTAGGGCTTTGGATTACCGAAAAAAGGAGCGATAATTATCACAACATTGTAACCGTTTTTCACAAAATTGGGCTCTATGATACCCTCACAATCTACCCTTCTGAACAATTTGAAATTGTGTGCATTGGAAGGGCCTCCATCACAAAGGACAACATACTTTACAGGGTAAAGGAACTCGTTGAAAAAAAGTTTAGAATCCCAGTAAATTACAAGATTGAAATAAGGAAAAACATCCCTGTGGGCTCTGGACTTGGGGGTGCCAGCTCAAACGCCGCCTACTTCCTTAAATTTTTAAGCGAAAAAAAGGGTCTTAATCTTTCCCAGGAGGAACTCATAAAGATAGGGGAACAAATTGGATCCGATGTTCCGTTTTTCCTTTTAAAAGAAAACGCCGCTATTGCAACGGGAAAAGGGGAAATCCTCGAACCTTTCCACTCTTCATTCCAATATCCACTCATCCTCGGATTTCCAGACTGCCAAATTTTAACCCAATGGGCTTACCAGGAGTTTGACCGGGTGGGAACCATATACAAATTTTCGGAGGCTTATAGAAAGGCCTCGAAAATTGCCGATGCACTCCAGAATAACAAACTGGAGGGACTTTCTGAGATAGAAAATAGTTTTGAGCCCGTTGTTATAAAAAAATGCCCCCAAATCCAGGAAGTCAAAGATATATTGAGTTCCCTCGGAGCTCGAATCCTTTCAATGAGTGGATCAGGTAGCGCGGTTTACGGGATTTTTGAAAGGATGATCTTACTTGAAAATTTCGGTGAGGTGTTAAAACCCACTGCCTTCCTCAAGATGGAGTAAAATTTCCTCACAAATTTGTTTTGAAATTCCCTGCTTGGAAAGGAGCCACTCTCTTGCTTTCTCACCCAATTGTTTTAGTGAGTCTCTTTTCCCCACAAGTTCATCAATCTTTTTTACAAGTTCATCGTTGTTATTTACAACGAAAATGGCCCCTTGTTCTCTAAGTTCTTTAACCTCGTTTTTAATGTTGCTGTAAAAGGGGCCAACAACGACAACCCTCGAAGCAGAGACAGGTTCAAGAATGTTGTGCCCTCCATAGGGTGCAAAGGTTCCTCCCATAACTACAAGTTCAGTAACATAATAGAAATTCCTTAATTTTCCAAGAACGTCTATAATCAAAACCCCCTCTCCTCCCAATCTACCCTCGCTCCACCTCACAAAACCAACTCTCATCCGGGTAAGTTCAGAAGCAATGGGTTCAACTCTGTTTAAATGCCTTGGAGCAACGAAGATTTTCAAATTTTTAAATCTGCTTAGAAGTTCCTTAATAATGGGAAGAATTTGCCTCTCTTCCTTTTCCCTCAAACTGGCAAAAAGGATGACAAAGTCTTCACTCCGAATCCCCAGCTCTTCCCGATTGAAACCCTTCAAATCAGCATCAATAGAATCGATCTTAATGTTCCCAGTGACTACCACCTGCTCCTTCCTCGCCCCCAATTTAATAAATCTCTCTTTATCTTCTTCACTTTGTGCATAAATCTTTTCAAAAGGTTCTAAAAGCCTTTTAAACGTCCCCCTTATCAAGCGGGACCTCTTAAAATTACGCTCCGAAAGTCGACCATTCACGAGAAAAGCGGTGATTTTATTTTTTCCTATCAAGGTTAGCAGATTGGGCCACAACTCTGTTTCTAAGTTCACAAAGATTTTAGGCTTCGTCTTTTCTATAATTTTCCTCAAGTGGAAATAGGAATCCAAGGGAAACCTTAAAACCTTTACCTTTTCCTTCCACAATTCCGATGCTTTGTTGAAACCCGCAGGAGTAAACACAGTCATTAAAATTCTGAGCTTTTTACTTAGAAAGCAATCCACCAGCGGTTTTGCCGCCATCACCTCCCCAAGGGAAGAACAGTGCACCCATATATCCACCCTATCCTCAGGAATTTCTCTAACTTTAAGGGGCGAAAAAAGGCGTTGGGGCAAATAAAAAAATAAGCGATAAAAGGATGAAAGGTCCATTAAATTCTCCTTTCTCTTGAGTCTGGTATCCCCAGTTTGTTTCTCAATTTAGTTACCATTCTCCTCGAAATCTTAATCCCTGTTGATCTCAGGAGATTGGCAATCTCCTCATCGGTATAAGGTTTCTCTTTATTCTCCGACTCTATAATCTTCTTTAATTTTTCCTCTAAGTCCTCCGTAGAGACCGTGGAGACAGCACCCTTCCCGTAAGGCCTGTGGAAGAAAAACTTAAGGGAATAGATGCCCCTTGGAGTATCTGCATATTTATTCTTCAGGATCCTGTTCAAAGTAGATATCGGTATTTCCAGTTTTTTGCTTGCCTCAACCTGTGTAATAGGCTTGAGCCGGTTAGTCTTACCCGTTAAAAAGTCTTCCTGATACTCAAGAATGAGCTCACCAACTTTCCTTAAATAACTCTTCCGTTTCAAAAGGTTCTCCATTAGCCTTTCAACCCTCTTGTACTTCTCTTCAAGGTATTTCTTTGTCTTTTCATCCTGAGACGCCCCTTGAAGGAGGACAAGATAATCCTTTGAAACGTGAATCTGGGGATAAAAACTCTCATTGACAAATAGAGTTAGTTCGCCTTCAACATATTTATAAATCAGTTCCGGTATCACATACCTTGTATGCTCCACCTCTTCCTGAAAGAAGGGGTAGGGTATGAGTTTTCTTCTAAAATCCTCGTTTTTTTTCAAAAAATCCTGAACCTCCTCTGGGGAGATGAAGTACCCTTTGTCATGTGCCTGTAACAACACAAACTCATTAAAATCCTTAGTGCCACAGCCAAAAGGCTCAAACTCAATCACAGCCCTTCTTACCCTTTCTAAATCCTCAAGGTCCACTCCCAGCTCTTTTGCCAGATTTTCCGGTTCCTTATCAAGATACCCGAAACTATCGAGATGCTCCAGGATTGCATAGGCAATCTTCTTATCCTTTTCACTATCAAAATAGGATTCAATCTGAATTTCGAGCTTCTCCCAAATACTGGGTTCCTGGGCTGGTATCAATTCATCTCTGCGGACCTTCAGATCCTCATCTTCTTCCTCGCCCTGCCATTCAACATTCTCCTCCATTATTTCAGCCAGTTTTGAGAGATCTTCATATTTTGCCGCAAGGATTTTGAAATCGTTGTACTTATCTATATCAATAAGAGGATTGGAGCTCATCTCTGTTAATACTGCCTCCCTTAGCTCTAAAAGGTCCATCTCGAGAAGGGTTGCCTCCTGAATAATGAGAGGGAGTGGAATTAGCTCCTGCCTTAAATGAAGATCAAGTCTTGGTTTGCGGATCATAATTTAAACCTCTCACCAAGATAGATCTTTCTTGCCTCCTCGTTATTTATAAGTTCCTGGCTATTACCCTCGATAAGGATTTCGCCCTTATAAATTATGTAAGCCCTGTCCGTAATTTCAAGGGTTTCTCTCACATTGTGGTCCGTTATTAATATTCCAATGTTCATATTTTTCAGGCTTATAACGATGTCCTGAATCTCCTGCCGGGTCTTGGGATCAACACCGGTAAAGGGTTCATCAAGAAGCAGTATCTTAGGATTCAGAGAAAGAGCCCTTGCCACTTCTAACCTTCTTCTCTCACCGCCCGAAAGGGTGTAAGCAGGCTGATCCTTAAGGTGGTAAATCTCCATCATCTTTAAATACTTTTCTGCAATATCAATCGCTTCTCCCTTCGATACTCCTCGATACTCAAGAATGGCAAAGATATTATCAAACACCGTTAATTTTTGAAAAACTGAGGGCTCCTGCGGAAGGTATGAGATCCCAAGGCGAGCCCTTTGATACATTGGTTTATCCGTAATCTCAATGTCATCAAGGAAAATTTGCCCCTTATCCGGTTTAACTTCACCCATTATCATGTAAAAAGTCGTCGTTTTCCCTGCTCCGTTTGGACCCAAAAGGCCAACAATTTCTCCACTTTTAACTTCAACGGTAACACCATTAACCACCTTCTTGTTTCCATAGGACTTTTGCAGGTTAATCGCCTTTAGAATTGACATTTTCTACCCCTTCTTTGTAATAACCTTTTGCCCTTGAGGCCCTAAACCACTTCAAACTATCGGTGCCCTCGCTGTAAAAATAAAGGGAATCCCCTTCAAGGTAAATTTCTTTATCCCTTTCATTGTTCAAAAGGGAAGGTGAATCAAAAGCCACTAAGTGGTCCACCTTATTGTCCTGGTTCAAATAAAGATATATGACGTTCCCCTTCACTACACTGGTGTTATTCCTTACCCATGCATTTTTCAAAAGCTCAGCATGTCTTAAATTCCTCATATAAACTAAGGAATCACCTTCACCTTCGAAGTCTTTACCCTTTATTTTGACTTTATTTGACGCGTAAAGCACCGTATCCCTGTAAAGGTAAAACTCAGACCTCAGAACCACTGTGTCTTTGCCTCCAAAGTAGGTGATGGAGGCATTCTTCTGTGCCTTTATTAAATCCTTCTTCAGTAAAACCTCCTCTGCTGTTGATTCTATAGAATCTTTAACGCTCCGTAAAAACACCTTTCCGAAAGCAAGGACTTCGTTTTCCTTCAAAATTACTGAATCACACTTCAAATATTCACCAATGCCCGTAATTTCACAGTTCCCATAACCTTTAAAAATCCTCTCCTTCTCATAAATTTTCGCAAAATTGCAGCGCAAACTTCTTTCACCCTGCACGCCTTGAACGGGACCAGAAAGCTCCATCAAACCTTCTTCCTGATGATACAAAGCAGCGGGTGAAGTTATTAGTGTATTTGTATCTCTAACAACAACACCGCCATAAAAATTAATTAACTCTTTTCCACCCTGCCTCAAGATCTGCATCTCACCGCTTTCAATCTTGTATAGAAAGAGCAGCATAAGCAGAAAGTGCATAGGATAATTTTATTGTATCTTCTTTAAAGTTCAAAGGATTAAGCCGACTTTAAAAATTTTAAAAACTTTGAAGAGGTCTCCAACAAAAAGAAAGGGCAGGAAAGACCGTCAAATAATGAAAGCCTTCCCCGCCCTTAAATTGTTTTAATCTGCTACAACAATCTTTATAGTTTTATTATCGATGTTTATGAAGTAAATACCTTTCGAGGGCAGCTCAATCTCCACAGTGTTAAGGCCACTCTGGAAATGTTTTTCGAAGGACGTGACTTTCCTTCCAGAAGCATTGAAAACATTAAGTTCAAGGGTCTTCTCTGAAGATAAGGTGAATTCAATGCTTACCAATCTCGACTTCGAAAATATTGAATTTTTAAGGGAATTATTATTTTCCGCAACGCCTGTATTAAACCAGTAGTCAAACCATACGTTTCCGCTTCCATACTCTCTATAGGTAACAGTCGTTCCACCCCTCGAATAATTTAAGTCTACCCGGCTTCCAAATTCACCGGTCGCATTATGGTCATTGACAACTGCTCTACCACGCCAGTTTGTTGGATCACTTGCATATGCCCAAACCGTAACTATAGAATCATAACCTGAATAGGAAGTCCCAAGGGCAGCGCAAATGTCCACGGGATAGTCTATAGAGGTTTCTACCCAGGGATATTGAATATCGCCGTAATTGTAATTCATAGGTGGCCAAACACTGTAAGTCCAGGAATTTCCCCCATCTGTGGTGTAGGCATAATGGACATCGTAAGCGGAAGGATGGCGGTGCCTGTAAAGTACCCATGCGGTTTGGTTTGGAGGAGTTTGCAACCGTGATGCAGCTATACTTGGTGTATACTCTAATTCACTATCAGTTTGGACATCTATGAAAGCCCATGTACCCGACAAACCATTGGTATTCCTACCTATTCTTAAAATCGAATCATTGACTACATAAGCAATATAAAAATAGTTACCTTTTCCAATAGCAATCTCAGGGTCTCTCCTATTTCCTGAAGAGATACTCACCGGTGAGCTCCAGGTAAGTCCTGAATCTATTGAATTCATCGCATAAATTTGAATATTCCCAGATGGGAGTATCCTTTCATAAGCAAGATAGAGAACCTCATTTTCGTCCATATCAACGGCAAACCGTCTTATAGAATCTCCTGGTTGAGCTATGTATATCCAGTTCCAGGTACTCGCGTCAGCCTTCATCCTTCTTAATATAAGTGCACCACTGTTTGCCGACCCCTGAATGGTAGACCTCATAAAGGTATAAATCCACGGGTTTGTTCCCCTCCCAACAAGAACTTCCGTCTGCCAGATCTCATCGCCCGCAGGGTAATAAATGTGATACCATTCAGACCAATTAAGTCCGTCATCGGAATAATAATGAAGAACTGTGTCATCAACGTCACTTATGCGTCTGAGAATTGTGACATAAGTTCTTTTGTTCGGCATATCAGCCGCGTGGGATGTGGAAAGCCATCTCAAGTTATAATTTCCGGACCTAATCAAAGCATCTGTGCCCCATAGTATTTGGGAGTTCCCCCCCTTCAGGCATCTCAATACCTTTCTGGAAAATTGAAGATTTTGTTGCTTCCTGGGTAAGATCTCTAACCGACTCATCAGAAATTCCAGGAGAGGGTGTGTATAACTCTTCCACTGGAACCTGTGACTTATCCACATGTAACCAGGCAGCATCTTTTGTCGTTCTTATCTCCGACGGGTTTTCCGCGCTGGCAAAACCAAGGACGATCGACATTATTACTACAACAATCTTAAATACTTTCATTTTACCCTCCCTTAGGGTTAGTGTAATTATGCATCCGTTTGAACTCTCTGTCAAGTAGTTTGAATTTTAGCGGTAGGAAAGGAACAATTTTGAAAAAAGTTTAGGATTGAAAGTCTATACAAATTCAAACTACATCGTAAGACTCTTCTGTGAGACAATTCCCCCTATTTATCCAGTCAATTCTTTATGTTTGCACGAGAATCGACTTCTTTAATTAAAAAGCCACTTTATCACTTTAACAATAATACTATTACCGATGATTTCGCGGGGCCCGAATTAAATTTTTAATCTAATCCACTAACACAATTTTACCCTTAGTTACAGTCCTGTTATCTTGCAACAGACGATAGAAATAAACCCCCTTACTGAGGTTTAAGTAAGTTCTCTTTTCAAACTTTCCATTAATTTCAACTCTCTCCACTTCCCTACCCATCACATCATGAACAATTAAAGTCAAGTTCTCGGCAGGCCTATCTGTTTTTACAATTAGTTCCTTACCACGGATGTAAATTTGTACATCCGAGGCGAGCAAGTGTCTGCCCTCATCAACAGAAGGAATTCTTACAACCAAGGTAGGATCAGCGTAGGTCGAGACATAAGTGTAACGTTGAGACCATCCACCACCAGGAGGCACGAGGGCCGAGAGGAAGTGAATGAGCGTATCGGTGAGACTTGCATAGTTAACAGTATCGACAAACTCAATTCTGTAAGACCCAGCACTCAAATTTGAGTACCTTTTTGACCTTAGAGTAATCCCACTGCTATGCTCCTTAACCTCAACAATGAGGTCAGCAGGCGCCTGGAAAGAAGCAACATATACTGTATCAACTACACTAAAAACAGAATCAAAGTAAACAGTATCGGGGTAAGAAAGGCAGGAAATACGGGAATTAGCAAGCAATGTGGAAGGATTTGTATAAGTTGACCCGTAAGTGTATCTGTTCGACCAATCACCACCGGGTGGGGTGAGTATACCAAGGAAGTAGATAGTTTTGTCAACACCTTGATCTGGTATGGTATCGCTAATAGAAAGATTCACATACCCAGCCGATATGCTCACTATCCTCTTGCTACTTAATATTTCCCCTGTATTTCTATCCTTTACTTCAAAGACAAGATCTGCAGGTGCTTGAGAGGATGCAGCATATAAACTGCAGACAACGGTGAAGGCGGAATCTCCAATGACAGTGCTGGGGTAAGACTTAAACACAACATAACTGGTATCTACCTGTGGATTAGTTCTGACCGTTGTAGGGTCTGAATAGGTAGATTTGTAAGTATATCTATTGGACCAACCACCTCCAGGAGGGGTTAAAACAGAGAGGAAATAGACCTGGTAATCGTAACCACTATCAGGAAGAGAAATCGTTGGATTTAATCCAAAAGTCTTTACCCAGTACCCAGAGGAGAGATTAGAGACACGCTCGCTATAAAGCAC contains:
- a CDS encoding MFS transporter, producing the protein MTEKKGKKLSKNVVAMGLTSLFTDISSEMIYPLLPLFLSQVIGAGATALGTIEGIAEATASLLKSVSGYISDKIKKRKPLVLIGYGLSAIAKPTIGLASKWFHVLFARFADRVGKGIRTSPRDALIADSSTPEDRGRSFGFHRSMDTLGAVLGPLLASGLLFLFTKHLKWDNAQSLRMIFLLSLIPGIIAIIVLIAMVQEVRPSSDGQTKANFSLSLKGLSKEFKILLLIMTVFSLGNSSDTFLLLRSANIGFPQERIPLLYTLFNILYAGLSTPFGTLSDKIGRVKTIMAGFLLYSLVYLGFALISKPQMNLLWVLFGAYGIYYALTEGVLRAFVADLSKREVRGFAYGVYHTLVGLSLFPASLIAGLLWDKISPRAPFYIGSFMALTSFILFAIFFGKLNHEKANTVRQ
- the trpS gene encoding tryptophan--tRNA ligase; this encodes MKKRILSGNRPTGKLHIGHLFGVLENWKRLQDEYECFYEIADWHVLTTKTDTSDLQDNIIDMAIDWLTVGIDPKKSVIFVQSAVKEHAELHLLLSMLITISRLLRNPTLKEYLQNIEASQIASKKRAFDDFAEAVVSKFLQESQNIATKSEEDRIALLKSKLKDSFLDELTHHGIVDSEEELTYGNLISYGHLGYPVLQAADILIYRAHLVPIGQDQLPHLEITRELARKFNSTYGEVFPIPEPLLAEFPKILGTDGRKMSKSYNNTILISEDPETLKKKIMSSYTDPAKIRKNDPGHPENCPIFLMQKAFNREEVPEIETNCKSGALGCVDCKKRLYEKANQYLEPLREKRKEFEKDKSSVIDILREGSIKAREEVQKTMELVREKMKLWR
- a CDS encoding riboflavin synthase — encoded protein: MFTGIIEEVGEIKRVQRVTGGTRVQIISSLKIQNGDSISVDGVCLTAEEVGNGLFTVFMSSETLARSHFGRTLREGLKVNLERALTPSSFMGGHIVLGHVDCTGEIYSKEVSSESGIFIFRVHDPSYMKYLVEKGSVAVNGISLTCFDIKEKTFKVAVIPYTLNHTTLGILREGDLVNLEFDIIAKYTEKLLTGRGKW
- the ispE gene encoding 4-(cytidine 5'-diphospho)-2-C-methyl-D-erythritol kinase, with amino-acid sequence MVEVEIVKSYAKINLGLWITEKRSDNYHNIVTVFHKIGLYDTLTIYPSEQFEIVCIGRASITKDNILYRVKELVEKKFRIPVNYKIEIRKNIPVGSGLGGASSNAAYFLKFLSEKKGLNLSQEELIKIGEQIGSDVPFFLLKENAAIATGKGEILEPFHSSFQYPLILGFPDCQILTQWAYQEFDRVGTIYKFSEAYRKASKIADALQNNKLEGLSEIENSFEPVVIKKCPQIQEVKDILSSLGARILSMSGSGSAVYGIFERMILLENFGEVLKPTAFLKME
- a CDS encoding glycosyltransferase N-terminal domain-containing protein — its product is MDLSSFYRLFFYLPQRLFSPLKVREIPEDRVDIWVHCSSLGEVMAAKPLVDCFLSKKLRILMTVFTPAGFNKASELWKEKVKVLRFPLDSYFHLRKIIEKTKPKIFVNLETELWPNLLTLIGKNKITAFLVNGRLSERNFKRSRLIRGTFKRLLEPFEKIYAQSEEDKERFIKLGARKEQVVVTGNIKIDSIDADLKGFNREELGIRSEDFVILFASLREKEERQILPIIKELLSRFKNLKIFVAPRHLNRVEPIASELTRMRVGFVRWSEGRLGGEGVLIIDVLGKLRNFYYVTELVVMGGTFAPYGGHNILEPVSASRVVVVGPFYSNIKNEVKELREQGAIFVVNNNDELVKKIDELVGKRDSLKQLGEKAREWLLSKQGISKQICEEILLHLEEGSGF
- the lptB gene encoding LPS export ABC transporter ATP-binding protein, yielding MSILKAINLQKSYGNKKVVNGVTVEVKSGEIVGLLGPNGAGKTTTFYMIMGEVKPDKGQIFLDDIEITDKPMYQRARLGISYLPQEPSVFQKLTVFDNIFAILEYRGVSKGEAIDIAEKYLKMMEIYHLKDQPAYTLSGGERRRLEVARALSLNPKILLLDEPFTGVDPKTRQEIQDIVISLKNMNIGILITDHNVRETLEITDRAYIIYKGEILIEGNSQELINNEEARKIYLGERFKL
- a CDS encoding LptA/OstA family protein — protein: MHFLLMLLFLYKIESGEMQILRQGGKELINFYGGVVVRDTNTLITSPAALYHQEEGLMELSGPVQGVQGERSLRCNFAKIYEKERIFKGYGNCEITGIGEYLKCDSVILKENEVLAFGKVFLRSVKDSIESTAEEVLLKKDLIKAQKNASITYFGGKDTVVLRSEFYLYRDTVLYASNKVKIKGKDFEGEGDSLVYMRNLRHAELLKNAWVRNNTSVVKGNVIYLYLNQDNKVDHLVAFDSPSLLNNERDKEIYLEGDSLYFYSEGTDSLKWFRASRAKGYYKEGVENVNSKGD
- a CDS encoding T9SS type A sorting domain-containing protein — its product is MPNKRTYVTILRRISDVDDTVLHYYSDDGLNWSEWYHIYYPAGDEIWQTEVLVGRGTNPWIYTFMRSTIQGSANSGALILRRMKADASTWNWIYIAQPGDSIRRFAVDMDENEVLYLAYERILPSGNIQIYAMNSIDSGLTWSSPVSISSGNRRDPEIAIGKGNYFYIAYVVNDSILRIGRNTNGLSGTWAFIDVQTDSELEYTPSIAASRLQTPPNQTAWVLYRHRHPSAYDVHYAYTTDGGNSWTYSVWPPMNYNYGDIQYPWVETSIDYPVDICAALGTSYSGYDSIVTVWAYASDPTNWRGRAVVNDHNATGEFGSRVDLNYSRGGTTVTYREYGSGNVWFDYWFNTGVAENNNSLKNSIFSKSRLVSIEFTLSSEKTLELNVFNASGRKVTSFEKHFQSGLNTVEIELPSKGIYFINIDNKTIKIVVAD
- a CDS encoding N-acetylmuramoyl-L-alanine amidase translates to MRRLVLVSILFLYSSLYAWTICLDPGHGGSDPGATGSYYTEKAANLDVGLKAQEFILQIPNVTSVGMTRSTDVDVSLEARVNYANSNDFDRFISIHQNAYDGTVQGTETYCYTSGSSYSFNLRDSTHRQLVAAYGYNDRGARTANYYVLVYTNMPAILGEASFIDYNGTYNESWRFCYNWYAHVERQAYAYAKGLAKHLGLYYPSFVCHTNYPDSVNANTNFTVRDSFYVAPHQAPADVVFEIKSYVSGTVLYQERVSNLSAGTWIKTFGLNPPISLPDSGRDYLVYFVTYVVPAGGNWDNKYTYVSTRLLPTKVKSTGGVQDTSYIVYKSYPTQVYACSTFTVQDSFYIAPSQAPADLIFEIKHWQSGNVLYSERVSNLSSGYWVKTFGLNPTISLPDSGYDYQVYFLSVLTPPGGGWSNRYTYKSTYSDPTTVRTNPQVDTSYVVFKSYPSTVIGDSAFTVVCSLYAASSQAPADLVFEVKDRNTGEILSSKRIVSISAGYVNLSISDTIPDQGVDKTIYFLGILTPPGGDWSNRYTYGSTYTNPSTLLANSRISCLSYPDTVYFDSVFSVVDTVYVASFQAPADLIVEVKEHSSGITLRSKRYSNLSAGSYRIEFVDTVNYASLTDTLIHFLSALVPPGGGWSQRYTYVSTYADPTLVVRIPSVDEGRHLLASDVQIYIRGKELIVKTDRPAENLTLIVHDVMGREVERVEINGKFEKRTYLNLSKGVYFYRLLQDNRTVTKGKIVLVD